Proteins from a single region of Paenibacillus sp. BIHB 4019:
- a CDS encoding L-fucose isomerase, translated as MTQEKHRFESGFPKIGIRPTIDGRRKGVRESLEEQTMNMAKSVAALIGEHLRYPNGEPVECVIADSCIGGVAEAAACADKFSRERVGVSITVTPCWCYGTETMDMDPSIPKAVWGFNGTERPGAVYLAAVLSGYAQKGLPAFGIYGEEVQDSGDTSIPEDVKGKLLGFAKAGLVVAYMRGKSYLSMGSVSMGIAGSIVNDAFFQEYLGMRTEYVDMSEFVRRFEEEIYDGEEFSRALAWVKENCPEGADNNPAQIQTSREQKDKDWETVVKMTMIARDLMVGNPRLAELGFGEEAMGHNAIVSGFQGQRQWTDHFPNGDFMETLLNSSFDWNGIRAPYMVATENDSLNGVAMLFGNLLTNTAQIFADVRTYWSPDSVQRVTGHKLEGHAAGGILHLINSGSATLDGTGEQQLAGKPALKPHWEISEQEAADCLKATSWRPASVEYFRGGGYSSDYLTRGGMPMTMSRINLVKGIGPVLQIAEGYSVDLPEGVHDVLDKRTDPTWPTTWFAPILTGSGAFRSVYEVMDQWGANHGSISYGHIGADLITLASMLRIPVNMHNVAEEKLFRPRAWGLFGTSNAESADYRACDNFGPLYK; from the coding sequence GTGACACAAGAAAAGCATCGTTTTGAAAGCGGTTTCCCTAAAATAGGTATTCGTCCTACGATTGATGGACGCCGTAAAGGCGTTCGCGAATCGCTCGAAGAACAGACAATGAATATGGCAAAATCGGTAGCCGCGCTCATTGGCGAGCATTTGCGTTATCCGAACGGCGAGCCAGTTGAATGCGTCATTGCGGACAGCTGTATCGGCGGTGTAGCAGAAGCGGCAGCTTGCGCGGACAAATTTTCCCGCGAGCGCGTAGGCGTGTCCATCACCGTAACGCCATGCTGGTGTTATGGCACCGAGACGATGGATATGGACCCTTCCATTCCGAAAGCGGTATGGGGCTTTAATGGTACCGAACGTCCAGGCGCCGTATATTTGGCGGCTGTACTGTCTGGCTATGCACAGAAGGGCCTTCCAGCCTTCGGCATTTATGGCGAGGAAGTACAGGACTCAGGCGACACGAGCATTCCTGAAGATGTGAAGGGCAAGCTGCTGGGCTTCGCGAAAGCGGGACTTGTTGTAGCTTACATGCGCGGCAAATCATACTTGTCGATGGGCTCCGTATCGATGGGTATCGCGGGCTCGATCGTAAACGATGCTTTTTTCCAAGAATATTTGGGCATGCGTACCGAGTATGTGGATATGTCGGAATTCGTCCGCCGCTTCGAAGAGGAAATTTATGATGGCGAAGAATTTTCCCGTGCGCTGGCATGGGTGAAGGAAAACTGTCCGGAAGGCGCAGACAACAACCCAGCGCAAATCCAAACCTCCAGAGAGCAGAAGGACAAGGATTGGGAAACGGTTGTGAAAATGACGATGATTGCCCGCGACCTGATGGTCGGCAACCCGCGTCTTGCGGAGCTAGGCTTCGGGGAAGAGGCGATGGGCCACAATGCGATTGTATCCGGCTTCCAGGGGCAGCGCCAATGGACGGATCATTTTCCAAACGGCGATTTCATGGAAACGCTGCTTAACTCCTCGTTCGACTGGAACGGCATCCGCGCACCTTACATGGTAGCAACAGAAAATGACAGCTTGAACGGCGTTGCGATGCTGTTCGGCAATTTGCTGACGAATACGGCGCAAATTTTCGCCGATGTGCGGACGTATTGGAGTCCAGATTCGGTGCAGCGCGTAACGGGGCATAAGCTGGAAGGGCACGCAGCGGGCGGCATTTTGCACCTGATCAACTCCGGCTCGGCGACGCTTGACGGCACGGGCGAGCAGCAGCTTGCTGGCAAGCCTGCGCTTAAGCCGCATTGGGAAATTTCCGAGCAGGAGGCGGCGGATTGCCTGAAGGCAACGTCGTGGCGTCCGGCATCGGTTGAATATTTCCGCGGCGGCGGCTATTCCTCCGACTATTTGACACGCGGGGGCATGCCGATGACGATGTCCCGGATTAATTTGGTCAAGGGCATTGGCCCCGTTCTGCAAATAGCCGAAGGTTATTCGGTTGATCTGCCAGAGGGCGTTCATGATGTACTCGACAAGCGGACAGATCCGACTTGGCCGACGACGTGGTTCGCTCCGATTTTGACAGGCAGCGGCGCGTTCCGCAGCGTTTATGAAGTGATGGACCAATGGGGGGCGAATCACGGTTCTATCAGCTACGGGCATATTGGCGCAGATTTAATTACACTTGCGTCGATGCTGCGTATTCCAGTCAATATGCACAATGTGGCAGAAGAAAAGCTGTTCCGTCCGCGCGCTTGGGGCCTGTTCGGCACGAGCAATGCGGAAAGCGCAGATTACCGCGCTTGCGACAACTTTGGGCCATTGTATAAATAA